The sequence TAAAACCTTCATGAAATACTTCTGAGGAGAATTGTTGACCAACCAGCGTAATTGTGATGTTAAATAATAAAAATGCGAGAAAGTGTCTCATCTCAATATTTCGTGTCCTAATTTATCTCTTTTAGTTTCTAGGTACTTCTGATTATGCTTATTAGGTGCTATCTCGATTCCGATATTTTCTACAATTTCCAAGCCATACCCCATCAAACCTACCCGTTTTTTAGGATTATTTGTAATCAATTTTAACTTGGTGACACCCAATTTTCGAAGAATTTGAGCACCGACTCCATAATCTCGTTGATCTGACTTAAACCCTAGCTCAAGGTTTGCTTCTACGGTATCTCTACCTTCTTCTTGCAATTTATATGCTTTGAGCTTGTTAAGTAACCCAATACCTCTGCCCTCTTGGTTCATGTAAAGCACCACTCCCTTTCCAGCATCCTCAACCATCTTCATAGCTCCATGCAATTGGCCTCCACAATCGCACCTGCAAGACCCAAATATATCTCCAGTCATACAAGAGCTATGCACTCTCACTAATATAGGCTCATCCTTTTCCCATGTTCCTTTAACAAGAGCAAGGTGTTGTTCCTCAGTGTTTTCTTGCTTGAATGATTTTAGTTGAAAATCTCCCCAATTGGTAGGCATTTTGACTTCTATCTCCTCTTCTACCATTGATTCTTTTTTCATCCGGTACTCAATCAAATCTGCAATTGAGACTAGTTTCAAATCGAACTTGTCTGCAATTTCCCTACAATCTGGAAGACGCGCCATGGTTCCATCATCTTTCAAAATTTCCACCAACACACCTCCAGGTGTCAAACCCGCTAATCTGGAAAAATCTACAGCCGCTTCCGTATGACCAGCTCTCCTAAGCACCCCACCTTGTTTCGCCTTTAGCGGGAAAATATGCCCGGGACGCCCCAAGTCTTCAGGTGTTGTTTTCGGGTTGACTAAGGCCTGAATGGTTTTCGCTCTGTCCGAAGTAGAAATTCCTGTGGTTGTTCCATGTCCAATCAAATCAACAGACACAGTAAATGGAGTCTCAAAAGTTGCTGTGTTCTTACCTACCATCAAGTCCAAGTTGAGTTCAGAGCACCTGTCTTCGAGTATTGAAGCACATATTAGCCCTCTACCCTCCTTAGACATAAAGTTGATGATATCTGGAGTAACCTTTTCTGCTGCGCAGATAAAGTCCCCTTCATTCTCTCTGTCTTCATCATCCACTACGATGATCACCTCACCATTTTTAATAGCCTCTATGGCCTCTTCTATTTTATCAAGCATTTACCTTGTAATTACATTCCCTAACCTATTGGCAATATCCACCTCGATCTGCTTTAGATCCATTATTTCGTTCATAGCATCTTCATTAATATTTGAACTCTTTTCATCCTTTTTTAATTCCTTTAGAACATCTAAAATCATTTTTTGAACCAGTCTAAACTTCCACCTCAAAATATTGGTGTAACAAACATCCTTTAAATGTAAATCCTGAAGTTCTGTTGGAATTTGGATGTTATATTTTCCTTGCCAATTATCACTTAATTCATACCTATCGGTACTCAAGTCAATTATGACATTTCTTGCTTTTTCAGAAACATTTTCTAAAAGAAAATCAGTATCAAGAGATTCATAGTTTTTATTTTTCTGAACAACTTCAAAAATTTCCTGATAAATCGGATTCACAAATTTGATCCCTTGAAAGTCATATTCTAATTCGTCATAATAGTATTCTTGTAAATGCTTATTTACGGTAGAATTTAAAAATCGATTTCTATTGTTGACTAGAA is a genomic window of Marinobacter alexandrii containing:
- a CDS encoding bifunctional 3,4-dihydroxy-2-butanone-4-phosphate synthase/GTP cyclohydrolase II is translated as MLDKIEEAIEAIKNGEVIIVVDDEDRENEGDFICAAEKVTPDIINFMSKEGRGLICASILEDRCSELNLDLMVGKNTATFETPFTVSVDLIGHGTTTGISTSDRAKTIQALVNPKTTPEDLGRPGHIFPLKAKQGGVLRRAGHTEAAVDFSRLAGLTPGGVLVEILKDDGTMARLPDCREIADKFDLKLVSIADLIEYRMKKESMVEEEIEVKMPTNWGDFQLKSFKQENTEEQHLALVKGTWEKDEPILVRVHSSCMTGDIFGSCRCDCGGQLHGAMKMVEDAGKGVVLYMNQEGRGIGLLNKLKAYKLQEEGRDTVEANLELGFKSDQRDYGVGAQILRKLGVTKLKLITNNPKKRVGLMGYGLEIVENIGIEIAPNKHNQKYLETKRDKLGHEILR